The DNA window AAGGCAATGTGATAAATGTAAGACCACCTGCTTCCTCTCGGCCCTGGCATGTTCAAACTGCCAAGAGCGTCTTGTCTGCCTCTACCACGCCCAGGACCTCTGCTCCTGCCCCAGTGAAAAACTCTACCTCAGGTAAACCAGCACAGTGCTCGTCTGTGGGATCTTAACTTATTACGTTCTTAGCTACAGAtcagggatgtaacgattcactcatcTCACAATGCGATACGATTCACGATACTTATCTCACAATACGAttttctgatgattttttttttttttttttaacacaaagagatttgtaaaattaaaaatttaatggtgtaattttattgtttatattttttggtgttgtttttttctttttgaaattgaaatgtcaaataacaaaactaaattgaaaatgaataatcaaataatacataaaatataaaagaaatctctttcatataaacaaaggcattttaattacacattgtctgttttgctctttccatttaaaattagatgcAAAAACAGAATCTTTAGTTATGTGAAAATCACTACGATCCAAACAAGCAGATGCAtgactctctgacagcaggtttgAAATTTAAATTAGAGCAGCTGTATAATTatagaaatttgaagcaaaaaacagAATGGGCTAaacttttctcagttttttttatgtgaaaattagtgataaaaaaaaaaaaacccccacctCTCCTAAAAAGTTTATAAACCGTTTGAATCCCTAATACTGAGATGTGTTCTGCGTGCATCGGAGATGTGTGATGTGTTCTGCCGGAAGTCTCCTCTATGAAGGTATCGCTATACTCTGGATGAACTCTTGGCCATGTTGCATCGACTGAAAGTTCGTGCTGAGTCTTTTGACTCATGGGCCAACCGAGTGAAGGAAGCCCTAGAGCAGGAAGAAGGCAACAAAATAGGTAAATACGACTATCACAAACTCTGCATTTGTGAACCGTTCTTATTAGCCATTTTAATAGGTGCTGGGGATGTGCGAAACAGAATGCAATGACAAAAGTCCATATGAAATATAGTCAGTAATCATGCAGTGTAACCATTCTTTAGGCCTTTGATTCTCAACCAGAGGGCAAGGGCAATTGGAACAACTGGACAAGTCATGCAAATTCATTGGTTTAAAGAGCTGGAACCCTGAAGCGCATTCAGCTCTTAAAACTTCTGGTATCTTGAAATTTAAGGAGTGTCCATTATTGTGAACAATGGGGGGAACTTGGTGTAAAAAAGCCTGAGATCAACTGACCAAGACCAACTTTAAGAACAACATTAACAAGTTAACATCAACCAAAAGTTCAATTGCATGTTTTCTTCTGTCTTCAGATATTAAAGATCTGGAGGTTCTGAAAGGAGAGGCAGCTGACAAGAAGTTCCCCAATAATGAGCTGCTTCAGCGCCTCAACACTGTCCTCGTGGACATACACAAGTGTGAAAGCAGTAGCACAGAGCTCCTCAGCAACAGCCAGAGCAGGAGAATGAGTCTGGAGGAGCTGAGGACTCTGGTGGACACCATGCAGAACCTGCCCTGTGTTATAAAACAGCTGGAGGAAGTGCAGGTAAGAAGGAGGGAAAATAGGCCAAAAATATGGGATTTAAAATATTTGGCCAGTGGCTTGAAAGTCCAACCACTGTCCCTTCTTTTCCAGGCGGTATTGCAGAAGATAGAGGAGTTTGATGCACGCGCTCAAGCTCTGGTTGACAGCACAAAGGGCGAGTGGAAGCAGGACTCTCCTCTACCCACAGCAGCAGAGATTCAGGCCCTGCTGGAGGAGGGAGCATCACTGCCCATTGCTGCCCCTGCATGTGAGCTCCTGAGTGGGCTGCAGGAGCAGGGTCGTTGGCTGGGAGAGGTCAGGCGGACGTTGGGGCCAGAGGGGAGCGAGGTGACTCTGGCTGTGCTGAGGAACTTGATGGAGTCAGGTTGTAACGTACCACAGAGCGTTTCGGTGGAGACTGCCATGGCTGAGCTGCAAGAGCTACTGACTATAGCCGAGCGTTGGGAGGAGAAGGCACAGATCTGTCTGGAGGACAGGTGAGCTGGTTCAAATGAGGGGCGGAATATGTCAGTGCATCAATGCAGCCACCGTTTTCAGCTCTCAATTGTTTCTTGCGAGCAGGCAGAAACACCATCTGTCGACGCTGGAGGCTATCGTGAATGAGGCTCAGCTAATACCAGTGCAGCTGCCTAACATCCTGTCCCTGCAGGCCTGTTTGAGCAGAGCTCGCGCTTGGGTTACTGATCTGGAGGAAATTCAGGTGAGAATAATTCAGCCAGTTCTGTTAAACTGGAATAGATGTTCTGTATAATGGTCAAAAAGAATGATTTGGCCATTCGGGGTGGTTGCTTAGTGTGAATATATCTTTACTGATTTCTCGTGGAGAAACGGTGAGCACTACCCATGTCTTGATGACCTGGAGGGTTTGGTGGCCATTGGGCGGGACCTGCCGGTGAACATGGAGGAGCTGAAGCAGCTGGAACTGCAGGTGGCCAGCGCTCACTCCTGGAGAGAGAAGGCCAGCAAAACCTTCCTGAAGAAGAACAGCCAGCACAGTCTGCTGGAGGTGAAGAGACCATCTACACTTTTGACTGAAATCTTATTCAAGGTTTCTCAGcagaaatctttttttacatttacatgaccatattttaccCCCACCTCTGTGCAGGTGTTGTGCCCGTGTGTTGAGAAGAGCAAGAAGAGGGAGGAGAACTCACTGGGTACAGAAGAAGATTCTGATGTCAATGTGTTAGGCCTCACTGCTCAGGACCTCCGAGACCCAGGAGCTATCGTGAGTTACTGTTTACTCATAACTGTTCTATTAATCCTTTTTGAGTATTCATGCATTAGACTGCCAGTTTGTCTAAATCAGTGTATGACAcattctgttccaaaacctagttagCTGCCTACAGGGGCAGCCTTTAAGGCATCATAAGTATGCTCCAGATGCAAAGACTGttctaaaataatgcatttaactgCTTAGCTGCCTCCAAAGATGGAAAACAATTGTAAGTTGAGTCTCCTGTGCTGAGCACATGCCGAATCAGTGACTTATGAGATTCCATGACAGTTAAGGCCCAGGTATACTTCAGTTTTTGTGATCCACTCCATGTGCACACTGCCTACTGCACCTTTGTTTTCAAATGATCAAATTACATGCAAATGTGCTGTTGCCCACCTGGACACAAAATACGGGCTGCATGTGGACAGTGTGCACAGATATCAATAtgctgatgatgaaaattcattgGAAATTGGAAACCAGCTTTAGGAAGCTGAGGCCACTAACTATGTTTTGGAACACAGCCTagagaattgtatttttatttcctcAACCTCATTCTAAGTTGATCAGCTTTTGCATATTTATGTGAATTTTTATGTCATCAATATCAGGTGATGGCATTCAAAGAAGGGGAGCGTCAGGAGAAAGAGGCCCTCCTCCGCCTCCAGCAGGTGAATCTAACTAAACCCGGTGTGGAAAAAGGAGCAAGTGGTGATCAGAACGGCATCAAGACAGAAAGGACACAGAGTGACTCTATGGAGACAGACATGTCGCACAACTCGGACAGCACCTTGCTGCAGAATGGTGGCTCCGCCCCTTCTCTCACCTCTAGccaatcagtgtgtgtgtgcaatgacCCGCCCCGTCCCTTTCTTCACCGATGCCATCTGTGCAAAGACTGGTTCCACGGAGGTTGTGTGCCCTTCCCATCACTGCTGGGCTCCTCGGAAACAAATCTTACAAAGCCCCTCTGCTGGTGGGACTGGAACACACGTTTCCTCTGTCCGCGGTGCCAACGGTCCCGGCGGCCACGGCTGGAAACCATTCTAGCACTGCTCGTGGCGCTACAGAAGTTACCTGTACGTCTGCCAGAGGGAGAGGCATTACAGTGTCTTACAGAGAGAGCCATTAACTGGCAGGGTCGAGCCAAACAGGCACTAGACACTCCAGAAGTACAGAGAGCGCTAGAGAGACTCCAGCAAGTGGAGGAGGAAATGAGCAGTATAAAAGAGGAAGAGCCAGAGGAGAAAAACAAATGGAATGGGGATACTGTAATTGTGTTGTCTGACTCGGAGGAAACAGAAGAAGGTGTTATTGATCTGACAGAGGACGTGAACTCGCCAAAAAAGAGTGAAGAGAAGGCTCCTAATGGTTCACAGGTGAGCAAGTACAGTTGTAACATTAATGAAATCaagcaaatgtaaaaatctaggcatgttttacatttttggcaTTTTATAAAAACTACTACTTCTTGTCCAGTCTGGCTGTCAGAATGGAGTTGCTAAGAAGGCAGGCACTCATGACATTACAGGTTAGTTGCTTCAGTTATTCGCAGACCTCCCTGATTTGAGAACTCTagctgtttttaatcatttttaacctATTGGCTGTTGTCTCTTGTCAGGGGTGGAGTCTCTGTTGTCACTAGTGCCGTGTCTTAAAGGGCCGGTGATCGAGCTGACCACGTCCACCAGAACACAGCTGGAGGAGCTTCAGCTAGAAGTAGACCTGCTGGAGGTCACGCTTGACCAGACACACAGCATTCACCGGATCCTACAGGCGGCATCACAGCCGCCCCATGATGCCCTGCGCACACTCATACAGGTGAGGGAGGAGAGTCTCAGACCATCAGACTCACACTGTGAAGATCATTTTTTGTACTTCATAATTGATACACAAGTAGAATATGTCATGTTGTGGCAAGTCttaattcagaaatgttttttattttgctgcCCTTTTGGACCCCTCATAATCAGGCTTGGCTCATTTGTGTTTCAGATTGAGCTGCAGGAGCAGAGAAGCTCAGGTCGTGGCAGCAAATCAAAGGACTccaagaggaagagaaagagccAGAAAACAGAAAGTGAGGCTAAATCCACAGAGGCTTCTGAATGCAAGAAGACAAAATCTACAGATCCACACACAGGTACACACTGGTCTCAAACACAGTTTATTTTTAACCTACGAtcagaaacaaacacacttgtTCTTCTCTTGCAGATCTTCTGATGATTTCCTGAAGCTGTGGAGGTGCAGATGATGTGAATGACAGgagaaaaacagagacagaaaaacacaggcCTCAGGCTCGTTTCCCCACATAAGCtcacgttcatttttttttctttcaacccATCAAGTGGACGCTCCGCCCCATACTAACCACTGcactttttcctgtttttcttccCCTTTGCCTCTGTGCTCATCCTGAGCGGTGCACTGGCGCAGGCTGCAGATCTCTGTTCTCTTAGAAGAGGGATAAAAAGGGATTTGCCCTGTGGTTTAGCTGTCTGTCTTTACAATATAGATGTACCAAACTGTTCTTAACACAAATGTCGTCTGCTGCATTATACGACTTGTCCAGGTATTAACACAGACACACTTGATGACAGGCAGAAGGGCGTTAAGCAGGAGACTGGCATCGCTGCCATAATGAAACCCGTATTCTTTTTGTACCGAGTCTGACATTTTGTCAGGGAGATTCGACATTGTGAATAAACTAGTATAATATTTTGAAAGTGTGATGGAAAATCAAAGGCATTTACGTTCTGGTGCTACTTTCCTAAGATAGGTTACTGCATagtcctttctctctcttttccactTCCTCTGAGTTTTGCTGTCATTTCCTTTCAGTGATTCTGTCGTCTCTTTTAAGCGACCTGCTCTCTACCCTTCTTCCTCTTCACAGAACTGTACAAAATCTCTTTAACTCCCTTTATCTCCATCTTTTGATGCTGGGGTTCTAataattctattattatattattattattattggtattgcTATTGCAGACACGCATTGTCGTGAGTTTGTGTATAAACGTTTTCATTTCAATGTTGCCTTTGTTTCTTTTCACTCTTGttagaaaataaaagtttagacttgtTTTAGGAATCTGTTTCATTACTTTATTTAGCCAGTTATTATAAACTCGGCTTATCTGAAGTGTTTAAGAGTCCTGTTGACAGTGTGCCTGTGGGTATGAGACATTCACACGGTGAGCTTTACAAAAAGAATCGGCTAAAGGAAGACGTGCCATAGTAAAGCAAGCAATTTATTCAGCACATTTGGAAAGTCTTTACATGTAtgcagaattatttaaaaaaaaaattaataatggatCAGAAGAGGCTCATAAGAGCAGCACAGTGATCATCAGAGGAATGGTTTATAAACTCACATAGCTGAGAAATACCTTTTTATATCAAGACAAATCAGCTAGTGAACTACTGGTCAAGGctagaaatatttaaatctaaacaaaaaatcTATGTAGTCCCCTTTTCATTTTTAACGTTAGacaaatggctttaaaaaaaaaaactgtaatataaatgtGACAGTATTACTGAAATTAGGGCccaattaaaagtgaaaaatgattataaatgtatAACGATTGCATTTTATGCAAACTGATCAGTTACAGGAACATCTTACACTTTGTCACATCTTGGTCATGGAATGCAAAATGTCTGCAAGTTCAAGAATTCTGCCTTTCAAGAAGACCGTCCAGAAGCTTCTCACACATGTAGAGACACCGAGGAACATGGAAGAACCCTGGACAAACAGAGTAAATGTGTCTGGTTCAAAACTGATCAAATACAGCAACTCTCAGTTAAAAACTTTAAgcagtgatgcattaaattgatcaaaagtaaagagTTGcattgtatcacagtttccacaaaaatattaagcagcacatctgttttcaacatccgtaacaagcagcaaatcagcatagaatgatttctaaagaaccATGTGAGCTGAAGCCTGGAGTAAggactgctggaaattcagctttgcatcacatgaaaatcacattttaaaatgtattcaaatatattagaaaacagttacttcaaaatgtaatttggatatgaataatcacacacacacacataaaatctaCAGAAGGTGAGCATGAATCATGTTTGACAGTGTTGAAATCATTTTCTCCAAAGCTACTCACCTTTGAAGGGTCCTCCTTTGAAATCCAGCACAACCTCTCCCTGACGACTCAGATATCCAAACCACTCGCCATGCTCCTCATCAGAAAACTTGAGCAAAGCATTAAGAACATGAAGGATCTGAACTGTCTGATTATACTGAAAGAGCCTTACTCCAAATGAAATCTCTTACATGGCTGAAGGTGTAGTCATAGATCAGCTTGAAGCGGTCCAGTAGCAGAGGCGCTCTGCTGTGACTGTAGGCCATCAGGTAGGCGATCAGAGCTTCACAGTGAGGCCACCACAGCTTCATGTTCCActctaactacacacacacagcaaacaacaCTAAAACATGACACAAAGTACAAGGGTttgaaccacaaaaaaaaaactgtctgaaaaccaaaatattaacaGTCAGAGGGTGCATTTACACTTAACGTCTTACTAtcaaaaaattgaaagaaaaaaatgggtTTGTCAATGATCTCTAATGTTTGTGATCAAAAGAACATCAAAGTACTAGTGGCAATAAAAGTTGACTGTGTCTTGCCTCACAAGCATCTGGGCAAAAAGGTTGTGCTTGAACTGCAAATACAACACAAGGTGTTTTTTTAAGTCATATTTGACACTGAATCACAGATATAATCTGACCTGAGTCGGACAATGACCATCTACATCCAGGAAGTAGAAAAGGCCACCATGTTGTTTGTCCCATCCGGTGTGGAACGGGATCTCCATGAACTTATCCACTGCTGTCTTCTGCAGCTGCACGTCTTCTTTTTTCAGCGCGTACTGCAGCAGGAACCAGCCAGCCTCCAGAGCGTGACCTAGAGAGAGACGCAGTAACAGATGCTGAATTTCTGAGGAAAGTGGCAGTAAGGTTGGATTTACAGCAAGATTCTTTATCAGATGGAGATAAAGAAGCTAACAAACTATTCATGAGGAGGCTTTATTCATACTGTAATCAAGAAGTCATTGATCCTGTTGTATTCTGAAATGATCATTTACCAGGGTTCTGCAAACGCCCTTGACAGCCAGGAAGCTCCTTTCCAGTCAATGTGACATTTTCCAAAATGGCTTTTCCATCTCTCTGAGATTAAAGAATTTAGTATAATGTATCATTTGGCATTTCCTTCatctcagaattttttattttttaattttttttttttgattaattcttGGCACATTGTGAGCTTAGTGTCACATCCCTGAAGCTTGTTTACTCTGTTGGCTCACCTGTATATGCTGTAGTATCCGCTCCACACACCATCCGCTCAGGTCTTTGTACTTTTCTGCAACATCAGTTCTACCCTCTGTCAGCTGATCTACCAGGCACAGGAGCATCATGGGAACTGCCATGCTGTTGACTGGCGGATCACCAGGAAGTTGAGGACGACTGAGATCTGATGAATCAGTTTGTACCCAGAATATCAAGCGATCCATCATGCTCTCAGCATCTGCCTGAGGAGAACATGGACAAAATATCTGACCATCAAATATATACTATCAACTTTATACAGTAACTCTGACATTTAAATCAAAGGTGAGGAAACAGataaaaacatgctgaaaagTTACTGAAAGTGTTCACTTTTTAATACAAATCTATAAAGCACATCAGTCATACTCCGTTCAATacattatgtcattattatttaacCCAGTTTAAGTTCTAGGTGAAATTCTGACTAATAGTTTTACCTGCATCTCTTTGTCTTTTGTAATCCTGGACAGCTCATCCATGGCCATCACATAAAAACACTCGCTGAATATCGTCCTTTGAACCTTTACTGCTCGTCCATCTCTCGTCAGACAGAAGGCACATTTCCCTGCGCCACTGGAGGCCTGAACTCGAGCAAACTTTTGCAGAAATGCAGCACCTGAAAGTCAAGATTATCTGATGTAACAGGATCAAATCTGTGCAATTACCAAGTTCAAATCAAAGTTGCAAGATTAAATGTTggcacataataaaaaaaaaaaaaaagcttgagtTTATAGTTTATCCATAAagtgtttgtgaatttttttttttgtgtggttttttttttgtgtgttttttttttgtagatttagtttttatacattattttgaacagggtcatttgggtaaattcaattattttgtcttgtaaacTAATGTATGTGTCAACATCTGTTTCTTGCAATAGATTTTTCAGGGCAGtactagaaaaaaagaaaaacaaattaatgatCACACTTGGTcagaaatacactaaaaacaataatactgtgacatattattacaatttaaaataactgttttctatttttaaatataatttattcctgtgatgatcgTTACtcaaatggatggatgaaaaataaaaaaacatctaagaaACCAAATCTCAAACCTGATTTAGCAGCGTCAAGAATCTCAGGTCTGTGAAATCTTTCCACTGTACGATACAGCCTGCTGTACATCCAGACTTGTGGATATGTAAGACATCAGACACTCAATTTAACACAGCTTTtactgggacaaaaaaaaaagtcaatcaaaaaacaaaaaacccttctGATTAATATCAGAATAGATAGAATTGAAAATAATCTAACCTGTCTTCCTTGTAACCACACATATTTCAGCTCATCATAGACCTTCCCATCTTTTCCAAGGCAGTTAAAGAAACCACTAAAGtcaagaaaattaaacaaacatttaacaggGGTATTATATTTAATCCACGTTAAATtgattaattgttaaattaattttaacaaataacttTGCAAACTAAGTACATACGCCTTAAATAATTGctaatatcaaaatatttcatatgaatACTGTTCGAATGATGGGTGTCCCTCAGGGTTCAGTGCTAAGGACAATTTCATTGCTTCAGCATATATGTATGTTAATCATTCAAGCTTAcagaatacaaatattttaacatccagttaaacatttaaagaattaTAGTGAAGTAGCCTACTGCTAACCCcatgtattaaaatatgaatcattTCACCCGTGTTCTTTGTCATGGGAATATTTCAGCCAGAAATCCACGACTCTGTCCAGTTCAGTCCGGATTCTCTCTCGATACTGTTCCAGCAGCGCTGCATTCATTGttccttaaaataaaagtgacGGTTTAGGGTCATGCATGATGGCTGTTTTATAGAAGGACTAATAAAGTTTGAATATGTCATTGCAGTGTGATCCTGTGATCTTAAAAACTGAACCTTGATCTTTGTCAGTGAATCAGTGTTTACGGTCCATATTCTAGCTTTATATCTCTTCTGTCAGCTGTGTATCATACACCTAAAATGTTTGCATAATCAGTGACTCACCAATGCAAAGATGAATTGTTAAATTCTCCTAAATAAGCATTTATGTACGTGAAGCAGTGTGATGTTTTTGATAAGCTTTTTATTTATGAGCATCTTAACCAATcagaaaactaaaacagaaaactacaactgaaaactaaactaaaaccttaaaactataaagcaaataaatttttttcttcttattttattattaatttgctatTCCAACTGGTGCCTTTACTGACAAAGAAACTGCTTACAGCAGCTTTAC is part of the Cyprinus carpio isolate SPL01 chromosome A8, ASM1834038v1, whole genome shotgun sequence genome and encodes:
- the LOC109099991 gene encoding lysine-specific demethylase 5C isoform X1, encoding MDGGEEFVPPPECPVFEPSWEEFADPLGYIAKIRPIAEKSGICKIRPPPDWQPPFAVEVDNFRFTPRIQRLNELEAETRVKLNYLDRIAKFWEIQGSSLKIPNIERRILDLFSLAKIVTEEGGFEAVCKERRWARVAQKLGYPPGKNIGSLLRSHYERIVYPFELFQSGASLPPCKPRLYDSDEIDREYKPHSIPLRQSVPPSKISSYGRRANRLKPEGPEDPTPHPLTTGSQHISSPEPTEEDIEKNPELKKLQIYGAGPKMMGLGLVPRDKTRKKDELPQTVIVRDSAASASVKDEPGETPVTKSDPDIPPPPPNLIVKEDVDDNKNHIDDPNDSGDEPCTKMTMRLRRNLSNPQFVDSFVCRMCGRGDEDEKLLLCDGCDDNYHTFCLIPPLSDPPKGNWRCPKCVAEECKKPTEAFGFEQATREYTLQSFGEMADTFKADYFNMPVHMVPTELVEREFWRLVSSIEEDVTVEYGADIHSKEFGSGFPVNNGKRHLSDEEEEYARSGWNLNVMPVLEQSVLCHINADISGMKVPWLYVGMVFSAFCWHIEDHWSYSINYLHWGEPKTWYGVPSSAAEKLEEVMKKLTPELFEFQPDLLHQLVTIMNPNILMTHGVPVVRTNQCAGEFVITFPRAYHSGFNQGYNFAEAVNFCTADWLPTGRSCIEHYRRLRRYCVFSHEELTCKMAACPEKLDLNLAAATHREMFIIVQEERKLRKSLLERGIKEAEREAFELLPDDERQCDKCKTTCFLSALACSNCQERLVCLYHAQDLCSCPSEKLYLRYRYTLDELLAMLHRLKVRAESFDSWANRVKEALEQEEGNKIDIKDLEVLKGEAADKKFPNNELLQRLNTVLVDIHKCESSSTELLSNSQSRRMSLEELRTLVDTMQNLPCVIKQLEEVQAVLQKIEEFDARAQALVDSTKGEWKQDSPLPTAAEIQALLEEGASLPIAAPACELLSGLQEQGRWLGEVRRTLGPEGSEVTLAVLRNLMESGCNVPQSVSVETAMAELQELLTIAERWEEKAQICLEDRQKHHLSTLEAIVNEAQLIPVQLPNILSLQACLSRARAWVTDLEEIQNGEHYPCLDDLEGLVAIGRDLPVNMEELKQLELQVASAHSWREKASKTFLKKNSQHSLLEVLCPCVEKSKKREENSLGTEEDSDVNVLGLTAQDLRDPGAIVMAFKEGERQEKEALLRLQQVNLTKPGVEKGASGDQNGIKTERTQSDSMETDMSHNSDSTLLQNGGSAPSLTSSQSVCVCNDPPRPFLHRCHLCKDWFHGGCVPFPSLLGSSETNLTKPLCWWDWNTRFLCPRCQRSRRPRLETILALLVALQKLPVRLPEGEALQCLTERAINWQGRAKQALDTPEVQRALERLQQVEEEMSSIKEEEPEEKNKWNGDTVIVLSDSEETEEGVIDLTEDVNSPKKSEEKAPNGSQSGCQNGVAKKAGTHDITGVESLLSLVPCLKGPVIELTTSTRTQLEELQLEVDLLEVTLDQTHSIHRILQAASQPPHDALRTLIQIELQEQRSSGRGSKSKDSKRKRKSQKTESEAKSTEASECKKTKSTDPHTDLLMIS
- the LOC109099991 gene encoding lysine-specific demethylase 5C isoform X2, with translation MDGGEEFVPPPECPVFEPSWEEFADPLGYIAKIRPIAEKSGICKIRPPPDWQPPFAVEVDNFRFTPRIQRLNELEAETRVKLNYLDRIAKFWEIQGSSLKIPNIERRILDLFSLAKIVTEEGGFEAVCKERRWARVAQKLGYPPGKNIGSLLRSHYERIVYPFELFQSGASLPPCKPRLYDSDEIDREYKPHSIPLRQSVPPSKISSYGRRANRLKPEPEPTEEDIEKNPELKKLQIYGAGPKMMGLGLVPRDKTRKKDELPQTVIVRDSAASASVKDEPGETPVTKSDPDIPPPPPNLIVKEDVDDNKNHIDDPNDSGDEPCTKMTMRLRRNLSNPQFVDSFVCRMCGRGDEDEKLLLCDGCDDNYHTFCLIPPLSDPPKGNWRCPKCVAEECKKPTEAFGFEQATREYTLQSFGEMADTFKADYFNMPVHMVPTELVEREFWRLVSSIEEDVTVEYGADIHSKEFGSGFPVNNGKRHLSDEEEEYARSGWNLNVMPVLEQSVLCHINADISGMKVPWLYVGMVFSAFCWHIEDHWSYSINYLHWGEPKTWYGVPSSAAEKLEEVMKKLTPELFEFQPDLLHQLVTIMNPNILMTHGVPVVRTNQCAGEFVITFPRAYHSGFNQGYNFAEAVNFCTADWLPTGRSCIEHYRRLRRYCVFSHEELTCKMAACPEKLDLNLAAATHREMFIIVQEERKLRKSLLERGIKEAEREAFELLPDDERQCDKCKTTCFLSALACSNCQERLVCLYHAQDLCSCPSEKLYLRYRYTLDELLAMLHRLKVRAESFDSWANRVKEALEQEEGNKIDIKDLEVLKGEAADKKFPNNELLQRLNTVLVDIHKCESSSTELLSNSQSRRMSLEELRTLVDTMQNLPCVIKQLEEVQAVLQKIEEFDARAQALVDSTKGEWKQDSPLPTAAEIQALLEEGASLPIAAPACELLSGLQEQGRWLGEVRRTLGPEGSEVTLAVLRNLMESGCNVPQSVSVETAMAELQELLTIAERWEEKAQICLEDRQKHHLSTLEAIVNEAQLIPVQLPNILSLQACLSRARAWVTDLEEIQNGEHYPCLDDLEGLVAIGRDLPVNMEELKQLELQVASAHSWREKASKTFLKKNSQHSLLEVLCPCVEKSKKREENSLGTEEDSDVNVLGLTAQDLRDPGAIVMAFKEGERQEKEALLRLQQVNLTKPGVEKGASGDQNGIKTERTQSDSMETDMSHNSDSTLLQNGGSAPSLTSSQSVCVCNDPPRPFLHRCHLCKDWFHGGCVPFPSLLGSSETNLTKPLCWWDWNTRFLCPRCQRSRRPRLETILALLVALQKLPVRLPEGEALQCLTERAINWQGRAKQALDTPEVQRALERLQQVEEEMSSIKEEEPEEKNKWNGDTVIVLSDSEETEEGVIDLTEDVNSPKKSEEKAPNGSQSGCQNGVAKKAGTHDITGVESLLSLVPCLKGPVIELTTSTRTQLEELQLEVDLLEVTLDQTHSIHRILQAASQPPHDALRTLIQIELQEQRSSGRGSKSKDSKRKRKSQKTESEAKSTEASECKKTKSTDPHTDLLMIS
- the LOC109054874 gene encoding N-acylglucosamine 2-epimerase-like translates to MNAALLEQYRERIRTELDRVVDFWLKYSHDKEHGGFFNCLGKDGKVYDELKYVWLQGRQVWMYSRLYRTVERFHRPEILDAAKSGAAFLQKFARVQASSGAGKCAFCLTRDGRAVKVQRTIFSECFYVMAMDELSRITKDKEMQADAESMMDRLIFWVQTDSSDLSRPQLPGDPPVNSMAVPMMLLCLVDQLTEGRTDVAEKYKDLSGWCVERILQHIQRDGKAILENVTLTGKELPGCQGRLQNPGHALEAGWFLLQYALKKEDVQLQKTAVDKFMEIPFHTGWDKQHGGLFYFLDVDGHCPTQLEWNMKLWWPHCEALIAYLMAYSHSRAPLLLDRFKLIYDYTFSHFSDEEHGEWFGYLSRQGEVVLDFKGGPFKGFFHVPRCLYMCEKLLDGLLERQNS